Proteins found in one Serinicoccus marinus DSM 15273 genomic segment:
- the glgC gene encoding glucose-1-phosphate adenylyltransferase: MAAQRGTRLKVLAIVLAGGEGKRLMPLTADRAKPAVPFGGIYRLIDFALSNIVNSGYLKVVVLTQYKSHSLDAHVTKTWRMSTLLGNYVAPVPAQQRLGKSWFAGSADAIYQSLNLVHDERPDIVVVVGADHVYRMDFAQMVEQHVETGAACTVAAIRQPIGLADQFGVIDVKPEDPRQIREFLEKPTDPQGLPDAPDEVLASMGNYVFTAEALEAAVRVDALNEDSKHDMGGDIVPAFVKKGDAWVYDFKDNEIAGATDRDRGYWRDVGTIDSYYDAHMDLVSVHPVFNLYNDAWPIYTNYGPQPPAKFVHGSGDRVGHALNSAVSPGCVISGATVTDSVLSPGVMAHSFSHVTGSVLMDKVGIGRSCQIHRAIIDKGVQVPAGVHIGVDHDHDRERGFTVTDSGLVVVGKGTVVPG, from the coding sequence ATGGCAGCGCAACGAGGCACACGGCTGAAGGTTCTCGCGATCGTCCTGGCCGGGGGGGAGGGCAAGCGGCTCATGCCGCTCACCGCCGACCGGGCCAAGCCGGCGGTCCCGTTCGGGGGGATCTACCGGCTCATCGACTTCGCCCTGTCCAACATCGTCAACTCCGGGTACCTCAAGGTGGTCGTGCTGACGCAGTACAAGTCGCACAGCCTGGACGCGCACGTCACCAAGACGTGGCGGATGTCGACCCTGCTGGGCAACTACGTGGCGCCGGTGCCCGCGCAGCAGCGGCTCGGCAAGAGCTGGTTCGCCGGGTCGGCGGACGCGATCTACCAGAGCCTCAACCTCGTGCACGACGAGCGTCCCGACATCGTCGTCGTCGTCGGGGCGGACCACGTCTACCGCATGGACTTCGCCCAGATGGTGGAGCAGCACGTGGAGACCGGTGCGGCGTGCACGGTGGCGGCGATCCGGCAGCCGATCGGGCTGGCCGACCAGTTCGGGGTCATCGACGTCAAGCCGGAGGACCCGAGGCAGATCCGCGAGTTCCTCGAGAAGCCGACCGACCCGCAGGGGCTGCCGGACGCCCCCGACGAGGTGCTGGCCTCCATGGGCAACTACGTCTTCACCGCCGAGGCGTTGGAGGCGGCCGTGCGGGTGGACGCGCTGAACGAGGACTCCAAGCACGACATGGGCGGCGACATCGTCCCGGCCTTCGTCAAGAAGGGCGACGCCTGGGTCTACGACTTCAAGGACAACGAGATCGCCGGGGCCACCGACCGGGACCGCGGTTACTGGCGCGACGTCGGCACCATCGACTCCTACTACGACGCGCACATGGACCTCGTGTCCGTGCACCCCGTCTTCAACCTCTACAACGACGCCTGGCCGATCTACACCAACTACGGCCCGCAGCCGCCGGCGAAGTTCGTGCACGGGTCCGGCGACCGGGTCGGGCACGCGCTAAACTCCGCGGTCTCCCCCGGGTGCGTGATCTCCGGGGCCACGGTCACCGACTCGGTGCTCTCGCCCGGCGTCATGGCCCACAGCTTCAGCCACGTCACCGGCTCGGTGCTCATGGACAAGGTCGGGATCGGCCGCTCCTGCCAGATCCACCGCGCGATCATCGACAAGGGTGTTCAGGTGCCCGCCGGGGTGCACATCGGTGTCGACCACGACCACGACCGGGAGCGCGGCTTCACGGTCACCGACTCCGGGCTCGTGGTCGTCGGCAAGGGGACCGTCGTCCCCGGGTAG